A segment of the Echinicola strongylocentroti genome:
TGGGGCAGCCGTACATGTGATGGTTGTCAGCCGGCATTTACCATGATGGCCGGACACAATCCTGCTTTTGGTACGGCAGCCGTGAAAAACACCGAATTGCTGAGACGCTGTACGGCGGATGGGCTACTACATGGCGGACCACACTATATTTCACGTGGGATAAAGCCTTGCCTACATCACACCTTTACCCATGCCAAAGCACTGGCCACTGTACTTGACCAGTGGGATGAACTGCCTCCGGTAAATACAAATACACCTTTGCCAAGAGCGGAGGCCGATGGGGTACATTATTTTAAAGAGCTTGATACGGCGTTGTTTGCGAGAGGAGCTTGGAGAGGAACTGTGTCGGCCTACGATGCAGAATATTATCACAAAAGGGACATGCGCCAGGCCACGGGCAATTCACTGGGGATCTTATATCATGAAAAGGTAGGCCTTTTATGTGCAGCAAGCATGGCCATATATAAGTTGATGGAACCCCTCAACCAACAACCTGCCCCAGGAGAGGATATAGCCTTAACACCAAGGATTGAGACCTATCAAAATGGAAATTGGTACTCTAATCTTTTTGACCTGACCAGTACGTTTGATTCAACTGATTCGGATGGGAAAATTACCGTTCAGGGTCAAGTGGCCCTGAAGAACGAGCGCCGTGAAAAAGTCCAAAACACAGCTGCGGATTTTGGTATAGCATACGAGTGTACAGCGGAGCACGTTCGGATAACAGGAGATACCACTCAAGAGCTTGTAAATGAAACGTCTATCACGGTTCCTGTGCTTTCCCCATCTGGTGAACTAATGGGCCAGCCCGAGCCAAATTTCATCACCATACAAAAACCTGAAGGTACGGTGTATGTATCGGCCAATGTCCCTTTGGAAATCAAAGAAATGGGCACTGACCGAACGTTTAACATGGTGCCTGGGGTGGAAGCCATTCCCATTGTTGCTTTTTTTACTCCAGAACAGAAGCGAGTGGAGATAGAAATCAAGGTAATATGATTCGTTCTACCTTATTCGGATAATGCGTATTCCGGAGCCAAATAGAGCACAGGGGGATTTCAAATCCCCATTATCCCGGTTCGAGATTACAAATCCCGACTAGCAAAAGCTATCCTCCAGATAGAGTCGAGTTCTAACGTCTAGCCTTCGACTCCGCTCAGGCTGACATCTCTTTACTAATAGTTTATAAGGGATTTTCCCCATTATCCCGAACAGCAAAAAACTTAATGTTAGCTATTCCGCAGCATAGCTGCCAGAACAACAGTTAGATGGCATCCCTTCACTGGTGGTGTCCTCGAATGACGGCTTGTCATGGATTTTATTAGCGATTTGAGATTAATTTTTTTGGATTTTGACTTTTATGCTCACTGTGGCTTTGAGGGTTTTTAGCAGTTTATCCAAGTGTCCTTAATGAATATGCTTTAGCCTAGCAGGGCAACTATGCCAAGATGACTTTGTGGAAATTGTTCTATGGTGTTTATAGTCCACCATATCCTTAAAGAAGTAGCTGTTTGTTGCGTTTAAATTCGGTGTAAACCATCGTTAATGGACGTTTTGAGAGGTTTTGTACGATATCACCTATTTTTTGGACTTTATTTTCCGCGATAGTAATAAAATTGAGATAACGTTAAATCAATGCAATTGGCCAGTCCCCAATCATCGAGAACGATTGCAAGAGACAGCATTATACAATCCCTAAAAAAAAGTAACGGGTGATTATAACAGTTGCGCTCAGGCTGGTTGAATAATGTAAAAGCAAGAAAAGAAAGGAGCCCTACGATGAAGTAAAAGGTGGGGGAAATATTTTGAAGGTACCCAGAGGATGTGATCAGGATTACTTGCCTACAAGTATATTAATCTTCTAGAAAGGGGTCATGACTGATTTTTATAAAGTGAAATATGAATAGTTAAAAAAATTGCGAACATGGAAAAAAACCCAACATAACCTAAGCCAAATAATGCGCAGCCCTACAAAGGCCAGTGCATGATTGGTGAAATAACAAATTAGACTACAAATTTAAAATACAATATCATGGTTCATAAGGTTCTACAAAGAATACTATTATTAACTATTTCATTCTTGGTATACGCTCATTTGGCTACGGCCCAAGAGGGAGTGATATCAGGTACCGTGACATCAAATGAAGATGGACTGGGATTGCCAGGAGTGACGGTACAAGTACAAGGGAAATCAAATGGCACGGCCACCGATATAGACGGCAAATACCAAATAAATGCCGGTCCTTCGGCAGTATTGGTGTTTTCATATATAGGCTATGCCCAGCAGAAAATAGAAGTCGGTAACCGCTCCCAGATCGATGTGGTTATGGAGCTAGATGTCTCACAGCTCAACGAAGTAGTGGTAGTTGGCTATGGGGAACAAAACAGGAGGGATTTGACCGGTTCAGTGGTTTCGATTAAATCCGATCAATTGGAGCAAGCCACCCCTACTACTGCTTTGGAAGGAATGAGGGGAAGGCTATCAGGTGTGTCCGTTACCGCTAATGGGGGGCCGGGAGAAGCTCCCGATATCAAAATCAGGGGTACATCTACACTTAATAGTGGTACGGGGCCGCTGTACGTTGTGGATGGACAGCAGCTTGATGATATCAATAATATAAACCCTAATGACATTGCTTCCATAGAAGTGCTCAAGGATGGAGCTTCTGCTGCCATATACGGGTCAAAATCAGCAAACGGGGTGGTGATCATTACTACCAAAAAAGGTAAATCAGGTAAAACCAAGATAGATGCAAACTATGTGCGTAGCTATAGTGTGCTGTCTTCCAAAATACCCGTGTCCAACACGCGTCAGGCGAGGATATATGAGATCGCCAGACTAGGAAATGATGCTGTCAATGCTGGACCTCCGGCGGATTCTCTCTCCACCTTGTTCAACCAGGATTTCGATTACCAAGAGATGATCACTCGCGTCGGGGTCAGGGACCAAGTAGGACTTTCTTTGAGTGGGGGTAAAGATGATGCCAATTTTTATTGGAATACCGGTTTTATGAACCAAGATGGGGTTGTGAAAAACTCAGGTTTCGAGCGGGTCAATACCACCTTAAACCTGAACTTTAAGGCTTCAAAGATAATCAAGGCGGGCACCAGGGTTTTGGCCTCCTATTCCGAGAGAAACGGGTTGAACGAAGGAGCCGTATTTAATCAGTTGTCGACGCACTTTCCTTATTTGCCTTCCCAAGACGCTGACGGGACTTATGTGCCGCAAACTTCCAGTCAGCAGAATGTGCTTGCTGAAACATTGTTTACAGTAAGGAAAAGGAGAGATTATGATGGGCAAATATTTAGTTTTATAGAATTGGATTTATTGCCCTCGTTAAAGTTCAAATCAACATTGGGCGTGCTATTGGAGCTTCGCAGGGACAATGATTTTGATCCTATTGTCGTACAACCACTGGGAAGAGCAGCATCTGGATCTGAAATAACACGCTTAAATTACAGCCTTCAGCAGGAAAATTATCTAACCTATAAAAAGCGTTTTGGCGACCACAATGTAGGAGGGGTTTTGGGTATTCAGATCCAAAAATGGAAAAATGAATTTGCCCGTTTTAGATCAACAGAATTTAACAATGACCTCGTCAGGACTTTTAACAATGTCGTAGAGCTCGATGCTGCCAATACGCTGACGACAGCTTCTGACCATTCTATCGTTTCCCAGTTTGGGAGGGTGACGTATGATTATAAAAGTAAGTACCTTTTTGGTGCCACGGTGAGAAGGGATGGTTCTTCACGTTTTGGATCAGCAAACCAATACGGTGTTTTTCCAGGTGTCTCCGTTGGATGGAGGGTAAGTGATGAGGCTTTCTGGTCACCGCTGTCCACTGTAGTCTCTGATTTTAAGCTGAGAGCAGGGATTTCCCAAAATGGCAATGAGCGAATTGGTGACTTTGACAGCAGGTCTTTATACTCTCCAGGATTCTTCTATGACGGCCAGAATGGTATCGCCCTCACACAGCTAGGAAACCAGGACCTCGTTTGGGAGACGACACAACAATCCTACGTGGGATTGGATTTCGGACTATTTAATGGAAAGATCAATGCAAGTTTTGATTATTATGAAAAGCTGACCTCTGATTTGCTCTATAATACTCCGCTTCCTGAAGAGACAGGATTTAGCAGTATTAGAAATAACATTGGTGAGATCAAAAATAAAGGATTGGAATTTACCATCAGTGGTGATGTGATGAACAGGCCTGATTTCAAGTGGTTTTCAAGCTTTAATATTTCAACCAATACAAATGAAATTTTGGATTTGGCAGAAGAGGATGGACAGATAATTCAGGGAAATTATATTATCAGAGAAGGTGGCCCGATTGGAGATTTTTGGGGATATACTGCTCAGGGTGTGTTTGCCTACGATGAGTCCAATGCATTCGATGACGCAGGAAATCAATTGACGCCGATTTTTGATGAGCAAGGTGGTTTTCTTAGTTATGAGCTGAATGGAGAAGCGTATTCAGGTAATATTAACCAATTATCTGTTGGCAATAACATCCTGACAGGAGGGGATGTTCACTGGAAAGACTTAAATGGAGACTTTAATATCGATGCCAATAATGACCGTTCGGTAATTGGAAACGGAATTCCCAATTTATTTGGCGGCTTCTATAATGAATTCACCTATAAAGGCATCAAGCTTTCCATTATGATCGATTATAATTTCGGAAATGACATATACCGAGAATATGACGAGACCCGTAACCAAAGAATGAGGAGAACAGTTCTACCTGGTCCGGATAGGATCGATGAAGCCTGGTACCAGCCGGGAGACATTGCTAAATACCCGACCTTGGCATCTGCCGGTAGTTCTAAAAACAACCTCGGCCCCAATAGCTTCTGGGTCAGTGATGCTGATTTTATTATGTTGAGATCTTTAAGGGTTGATTATTCCCTTCCCCAGTCTGTTATCGATAAGGTGAGTTTCTTGTCAAACGTGTCCTTATATGCTTCAGGAAACAATTTACTGAACTGGACAAATTACGAAGGTTATAAT
Coding sequences within it:
- a CDS encoding SusC/RagA family TonB-linked outer membrane protein, with the protein product MVHKVLQRILLLTISFLVYAHLATAQEGVISGTVTSNEDGLGLPGVTVQVQGKSNGTATDIDGKYQINAGPSAVLVFSYIGYAQQKIEVGNRSQIDVVMELDVSQLNEVVVVGYGEQNRRDLTGSVVSIKSDQLEQATPTTALEGMRGRLSGVSVTANGGPGEAPDIKIRGTSTLNSGTGPLYVVDGQQLDDINNINPNDIASIEVLKDGASAAIYGSKSANGVVIITTKKGKSGKTKIDANYVRSYSVLSSKIPVSNTRQARIYEIARLGNDAVNAGPPADSLSTLFNQDFDYQEMITRVGVRDQVGLSLSGGKDDANFYWNTGFMNQDGVVKNSGFERVNTTLNLNFKASKIIKAGTRVLASYSERNGLNEGAVFNQLSTHFPYLPSQDADGTYVPQTSSQQNVLAETLFTVRKRRDYDGQIFSFIELDLLPSLKFKSTLGVLLELRRDNDFDPIVVQPLGRAASGSEITRLNYSLQQENYLTYKKRFGDHNVGGVLGIQIQKWKNEFARFRSTEFNNDLVRTFNNVVELDAANTLTTASDHSIVSQFGRVTYDYKSKYLFGATVRRDGSSRFGSANQYGVFPGVSVGWRVSDEAFWSPLSTVVSDFKLRAGISQNGNERIGDFDSRSLYSPGFFYDGQNGIALTQLGNQDLVWETTQQSYVGLDFGLFNGKINASFDYYEKLTSDLLYNTPLPEETGFSSIRNNIGEIKNKGLEFTISGDVMNRPDFKWFSSFNISTNTNEILDLAEEDGQIIQGNYIIREGGPIGDFWGYTAQGVFAYDESNAFDDAGNQLTPIFDEQGGFLSYELNGEAYSGNINQLSVGNNILTGGDVHWKDLNGDFNIDANNDRSVIGNGIPNLFGGFYNEFTYKGIKLSIMIDYNFGNDIYREYDETRNQRMRRTVLPGPDRIDEAWYQPGDIAKYPTLASAGSSKNNLGPNSFWVSDADFIMLRSLRVDYSLPQSVIDKVSFLSNVSLYASGNNLLNWTNYEGYNPELGTRGNALQPGMDNLRYPLYREYIMGLNIAF